tctttcttttacaatggctgaaaataaaattgaaggaGAGAACAGGTTAAAAAGATTGTACGAGTAAAACAATCTGGGataaaatttgccaataaatacgactccttttatttttgttgtgcTACTTGTACATGtgtttatatattcttgtacacTGGTAATGCAGAGTTAAAAGCTTTTTCTATGCTGATTTTGACGAACTTTTTTAATAAACACTAAGGCTTGATCGAAGGGAACTATTGGTAAAGGTTTCATCCTCGAGGGTATCACTAACCCATtattcagcacttctgtgttgacctTAATTATTATTCTAATgatcatatttataaatcaactatTACTAGactttgaattgataaaaaaGTAGGGTTCTACCCAGGAATAgatttacctcatatgtatttGCAAAGCCTTTCGAAATTTAAGGCCCTCGTGGTATTcaacttcttaatttatttggggttaaacatttttatcttagagttactgatgagtcttttgcatctggcgtacacaattataaacctggtatctttgataatttttgtttattttagttttgatGTTTCCACCCATTCATGGAAACTAAAAGAAGAGAATTAAGATCAGAGAGAATTGTTTTGCCTGTCCCAATATCGTCACTGGttgtgttattttaatgttttattatttagagaatttgttttaaatagaaGATATTTTGTTGcttctgtttaatattgtttttttttcgtcgTTTGGTAGACCATTCTCAGAACTGATATAAACTTTCTAAGAATTATTATATGTTTGCTATTGATATGACCCTTTTCCTTCCGCTTCGATATCTtacgttttaaaaaaataaaataaaaagtacaaatgtatcGATATTACGAACCAGTTCAGGATATATGATGTGCTAGTCATCCACCATCGACATCTTATACAAGTTAACTTAATGCGTAAATAAGCGGTACTAAGAAGTCTTGATAGAAACTAAACCAATACTTCAAAGGAAAATATAATACGATATTTATTCCATTCGTCTGAAGCTAGATAATCAAAAGTAAAGAATATTGATATGAGTTGCTGCTACCGGTATAGAAACATATCTTTTTATCAATCGTTTGGTTTTAAACTACGTTTAAATGGACCATGTCGTAAAACAATAAGAAACAGGAAGAATGACCACCACAGAATAGCTAATaatgctgaaagtggtgttaaacaccaacattCAATAACCAATCAATAGAATGGACTACGTAAAACAACTGACTTTAAGAAAAAGGGAGAAGTCCTGATCTAGATATAAGAAATCATGAAActtttcaaattcaaaaagaTTTCAGTTACAATACTATTTAATAGTATTCAATTTGAAAACTTTAGCTTTGGGAAATACATAAAACTCATGAACACGGAAGAAGATTCGCAGATGCCCAGAGAAAAATAAGACAAAACCATACTACGTGTAGTTGTCACATGTTGATTTCTTAGGATATTCAATTGTATAAGTGCACTTTAAggttttaacaattattttttttttattatagtgtgGCTTATTTCTGACCAGGTAATCGATTTATAAATGCCTGAAAATGTCCAAAAGTGCAATTTGGAGAGACATCGTAAAACAGTtggaaataaagttatatattgtCTTTCAGATACAAATTAAGACATATAAACGGTTACTtccattcaattttttttttgtaattgaaatacgtataaaaaaatatatgcccGTTTCTGAAACACCTTAATTTTCAAGTCGAATTCGAAATTCACGCTTTCTATCCATGTCACTCATTCTGAAGAACCTAGCTACATGTATtagagataatgttaatttaagGTTGTCCTAAATCTATACATCTATACATTATTGAAATCTACAACTAGAGGATAAGTAAACAGCATTCGTCAAAACTGATGCATGTATTAGAAATATGTTTTCTTGTAAATGAACACGTTACAACATTGACTTAATTGATATATGCTACTGCTAGGCATATGTTTCAAATATGTATTGTTAAATAAGAACGAGATAATTTATATCTGCACCCAAGCTACACATATTTCTGTTCATCTGACTTCTGCTTTTACAAGCAACAAGAAGCTAGTTATCAAAGTATCAAAGATTGTGATAGTTATGGTATTTTTGGAAATTTCGAATAAGTTTCATTTCTTTCAGTGTCAAATAGTATCTTCACTACGTCATTACTACATAATTATCTGATCAAATTATCCTTTCTAATAGTACATGTATTGGGTGTTGTATAAATCTAATGCTTACTTTCCAATGCAGTATCGCAGATTAGTTGTCCCTGTAAATCACAGTATAAATAGTCGAACTTCATAAAAATCTAACGTTAGATcacttgcaaaatattttcaacagGGCCTTTCGGTATTTAGACATACTGTGAGTTGTGTAAACAATACCATTTAAGTgtagtgtttcttttatttttcttgtattgAGGTTCAGTTGTCGTTTGAACTGCACCGCGGAGGAGGTGGCATTACGTTTTACCATTGTCAATCCATACGTCCCAAAATGAGTTTCCTATGTCTATCTTTAGTATACCCCAactaaatgttttgaaactttatatacaatgcttattaccacataacACATATCAAGAATCAATTTTGGTATTAAGACCGCGGTGACCGAAGGgatgtatagccagtcaaggtcgttaaacacttccatcatcataccactagtctgtcaacactgatgttgtggATACGAATCCCATACATGACAGGAGCGCTCGACTCCAAACTTATAATTGACTAGGATTTTTAGTTTCCTTACCGTTCTTATGTTATGCCCCTTTATACATGTAagtaaatggaaaaattgtttttgcgtcacttttactgttcgaGAGTCATGCCCCTttcgaaatagaaaaaaatgcataatGTTTCGTTTCCTTCTCTAACTTAAGTCTAAACTTAACACggctaattaccacaaaacatagaCCAAGTTcgaatttgggtggtgtcactttcactgttctggagttatgtcccttttatatatgtggaacccccccccccccctccccgccATTCTCTATAACGTTATATACAAGCGGGTGCATCATCCACATAATCCATTTATTTTCATGTGTGACTTATATGGATCTGACGAGTCAATTTGCAAccgatttttatacgaccgcaaaaattgaaaattttttggtcgtatattggtacaGACTGTATCACATtggcggcgtcgtcgtcgtccgaatatttttggttttcgcactataactttagcttaagtaaatagaaatctatgaaatttacaagtttatgaccacaaaatgaaggttgtgattgattttggaagttttggtcccaacagtttaggaattagtggccaaaaagggcccaaataagcatttttgattccaactgtttaggaattaggggtcaaaaaagggcccaaataatcattattcttggttttcgcacaataactttagtataagtaaatagaaatcaatgaaatttgaacacaaggtttatgaacacaaaaggaaggttgggattgatttttggagttgagatctcaacagtttaggaattaggggccaaaaggggcccaaataagcatttttcttggttttcacactataactttagtataagtaaatagaaatctatgaaatttaaacacaaggtttatgaccataaaaggaaggttaggattgattttgggagttttggtcccaacagtttaggaataaggggcccaaagggtccaaaattaaattttgtttggtttcatcaaaaattgaataattggggttctttgatatgccaaatctaactgtgtatgtagattcttaatttttggtcccgttttcaaattggtctacattaaggtccaaagggtccaaaattaaactagtttgattttaacaaaaaatgaatttttgggcttctttgatatgctgaatctaaacatgtacttagattgtttattattggcccagttttcaagttggtccaaatcaggatccaaaattattatattaagtattgtgcattagcaagaaattttcaattgcacagtattcagcaatagcaagaaatctttaattgtacagtattgcgcaatagcaaaaaatcttcaattgcacagtattgtgcaatagcaaatattttcaatatcacagtattgggcaataacaagaaatatgtaattgcacaatattgcgcaatagcaaaaattttcaattggagttatctttctttgtccagaatagtagttgaatcaacttaattcattgttttatacaatatgcaatgtatattcacttttactacaaactgaaagattaaaacaatctttaccattcagtgataacaagcactttttttttaacattttaatattttatgatgtatttaaatgagtagttattgttgcaaactccattagtaatttgaaataagggaaagggggatgtgaaaaaaaattggggggggggggggggggggtgttcaatttttctcatttcagatttcataaataaaaagaaaatttcttcaaacatttttttgagaggattaatattcaacagcatagtgaattgctcaaaggcaaaaaacaaattttaagtttattagaccacattcattctgtgtcaaaaacctatgctgtgtcaactatttaatcattatccaaatttagagctgaatccagcttgaatgttgtgtccatacttgccccaaccgttcagggttcaacctctgcggtcgtataaaactgcgccctgcggagcatctggttacagtttgttcttatgttgtgcagTTGCACTATCTCAGGGGTGTGTTGTGCGCccataattatatttataaccgccacattttgtatgtgcctgtctaagTCATAAGCCTATCCCTCAGTGGATATTTTCTCTTGCTgtttgttaaatttgttttacGTTTAtggttttatacataaataattttgtccatctgatgagtttagcctttttcaactgattttgatagttcgttcttatgttgtactgttttgccactgtcccaggttagggggagggttgggatcccgctaacatgtttaaccccgccacattatttatgtatgtgcctgtcctaagtcaggagcatgcaatgcagtggttgtcgtttgtttatgtgttacatatttgtttttcgttcatatttttttatataaataagaccgttagttttctcgtttgaattgttttacattgtcttatcggggccttttatagctgactatgctatatgggctttgctcattgttgaaggccgtacggtgacctatagttgttaatgtctgtgtcattttggtctcttgcggacagttatctcattggcaatcgtaccacatcttcttttttatattagttgttTTCGATCTCATTGTTGTATATTTTGTCATGTCTGGGAATTTCATAACCATATTGGTTCGATTCTCTATTGAAGGTCGCACAGTTACCAGTGAATGCAAACGTCTACGTCTTGAGGTCTGTGgtatttttaaaacatgtcttatttgcaatcataccctgtcttttttatatgttaactattattatatatattttaatgaaacgATGGTCCAGCTTATTTTATGATGTGCATTCAATAAATTTCAATTGAGTAATGAAAAAAGAACAAACACACAAGCATTTGCGTTATTTTTATTTCGAATGTCAACATATTTTAAACagtgaacacaaaaaaaaatcaagaaatgaaTCAAATAGAGGTAGATTTGATGGTATGTATGACTGaatgtttatatgtatatgaGTCCTATGgttaaataaagtgtatttgcaaCCTACAATTGTTGCTTAAACTTGCGTTAAAGTGAAAGACAGTACAGTTGAAAGTGTAACATTTCACTTTTTAGTTTCagttacttaataaaaaaaacaccccCTTTGATATCATCAGGTCTCTGTTAACCggttgtaatatatatatatattgaattgaataaataataataaattgtaaaaaaaaaaacaaatccccTCTCTCAACAGACCAAATGAACTAATACACCCCACCCACCCACCCCCAacctaaaaaaaacacaaacaagcTATGAAATAATGAACTAATTTATATTTAGACTTTCAAATACTTTGACCTCTAGAATCACCGAAGAAGAGAAATTTAATTATTGTCGAAAGAAATCTGGCGCAGTTCAATATCATTATGTTCGAATCATCGTAATAACAATTCCGTCTTCTTTTCCTCGATTATGACATCACCGTCTTCAGACTTACCACCAAAATTTCGTAAGTACCATGAGCAACGTGTCAGGTGCCACTAGTGGAGTAGGATCTGTTTAGTTCTGGAGTACATGATAATAAACCTAGCTTGTTTGCTGGTGGGGTTCGTCAGTTAAAAGTcttatgtagtgttttgtggacttGTTTGAGTAGCTGAATATATGGATCTCTTTCCTAAATACCTTTTTTCTTCgtcaaaaattgacaaaaatatggATCTCTTTCCTAAATACCTTTTTTCTTCgtcaaaaattgacaaaaaaaggTTCAATATTCATGTCTCACAAACAAACACGTGCCTCAAAATATTAATCGATACCAGCTTCAGAGATACATTTCGACATTTAATGTCTTCAGTGATACCCTAGGTCAaactatttaaaagtaaaaaacttATAACGAACTTTAATGAGCTTATTTAACTGAATAGGGTTAACAGTACAATAGCCAAAACCTGACAATGATCCAAAGATACATGTATGCACGAGGTAGATGCAATGTGAATTCctaaaatttcaataatttttaaaacagcaaattttgttaaacaatatttgtttttttcatgctAGTACTGAAAAGtacttacatatttttaaaacgaaaaaaaagagaaaagtatATACTCCATTATCATTTTGTAATGCTAATCTTCAGAACTACTGACAAGTATTCATTTGTCTAACAACAACTATTTACGAACAATTTTGTTCAATATTAGTAAACGAGAAAACATCAGAGAAATGACTTCAGAACAAATTGCAATCATTTCATAAAGTAATGGTAAATACATATCGTTCGGAACATAGCCATTACAGTGTAAATTAAATGACCGATAGAGAAAATCAGTTTTACATTGTGGCAATGAAAAATTcaatacataaatacatacagTAGGCAACTTTTGCTAATGTATAATGTAGTCGAAAGTTaacaatgtttacaaaataagtATGCAAGTTATTTGGTATAAAAAGTATGCATTACCAATATAAagttattatataatttagtcttttttttattattaaatgatGCATGTCAATAAAGCCAAACTAATACTTTATATACTACATTTTCCAAAAgcatacatgtagcatgtatatCAATGTTCTGATAGATGAAGtattcatttgattttaccaaGTAATTTTGCATTGCACAGGATATTAGGTCATGAAATTGCCGTACAAAATCTACTCTGAAGTTTAGCCGACGACATTAGAGTGCGTCACAGCGGGGTTTTAATTCATCAATTGAGCTAGTTTAGAATTGCccaaaacgattttttttaaatggagcATCTTTAGTATTGTATTATTCTTATTATGTaagtatcataaaaaaaataaaaatatcgtaCTTAGCTTGtcatcgaaattaaaaaaaaaccaaaaaacaaaaaacaaacaaatcccgttttccatattttaaaatattcaaatgcttattcaaaatgttaatctttcGTTATGTACCGTTTGGATCCCCTTTAAGATTTCAAGCCTTCATTATATTTATGGGATCCAATATATATCTTATCATTAAGCCTCAACCATATATAGTCCTAACTCTGTTCCTCAAACTTAAACCTAACCATATATAGTCCTAACGCTGTTCCTCAAACTTAAACCTCAACCATATATAGTCCTAACTCTGTTTCTCAAACTTAAACCTAACCATATATAGTCCTAACTCTGTTCCTCAAACTTAAACCTCAACCATATATAGTCCTAACTCTGTTCCTCAAACTTAAACCTAACCACAAAATGAACCTACTTCTAACGTACAGTCTCCCTTACGTAATTGAAGTCTGGATTAACATCTTTCCTCCACTCATGACGATTCAAAGCTACATCTTGTATAGTCACGTTTTTTTGTTGAAGACTACATATATTCAGATCAAGGAAATGATGCAACATATGGCGACATCaatattatagatatattttgatatCTAAATCATAATGAACTTCTTTCATCTGCGTGTAAAACTTAACACGGACGTAAAATGGGATAATTAATAACATGTTATACAATATTTTTGTTGGTTGCTATCATATAATGATTCATATTTGACCTCAGATGCACTGCACTATACTTTAACATTAATTTTGTTCATATATTACCTCAGTAACTTAATTAGCATTTACTtgtccttcattttttttaacacaaatccAGAAAAGCGTCAGAAAAGCATTTTTGGTTGCACGaaagttatatttgtttttgaaatttaggAAAACAATGTATGTAGCTGTTTCCACTGAGTGGATCAGATAGTCATTGAAAGCAATGAATGCTCATATTTCTTGATCAGTACGGTTTTTGACGCCAACATTATGCTTGTATTAGATGTTTGTTTAATATTGAACCACGATaataaataagaaatttaaaagaaaatgttattacgttaacattattgtttttttctagatGCATTGGAGTTTGAATAACACAACCTCTAATATATTCACCTGCGGGAAAACATATTCACCGCACAAAACGTCACAAGCTTTTACGTGTAAAGTTATTGTAAAATCGTTTGATGTACAATTGTATTTGGTAAATAATTGTCTTTTAAATTGCATACATTTTCTATCTCGAAACTCGAAATTCACAATTACTGTCGTTTTGTTTTAGTAAATATGGGATTTAATTggcttttgaaaaactgataattCAAAATCCAATAAAACCAAATGTTTCCCTGAACAAAAGAAACtaattgtataatataaaaatacaaatcttttaaatgtataattcTTGATAACTGCTTACAGTGATACAacttttcacaataaaaaaaaaaaaaacaacaaaaaaacaaaaaaatacagaaaaaaaatcaaatggtacaAAATTGAATATCATGACATTTGAGAAATTCTACATGAATGCAAAATTTTTGTTCTTTAATATAATGTTTTGTCACTTATTCAAACACAAAGATGCCAATTACGTTTTACATAACCTACTTACTTATATTGCacatatgttttgtttatatccAGAAGGCCCAACAAGTGCGGTAGCCGAGTTGCGACTAACATGAGTCAGAGAGAATATTTCCCCCTTATTTACATAAATGGAAGTTTTGGCCTCCTCGTAATCGACACTTTGAACATCAATAAAACAGATTAATTGATGGTTCCTCTAAATATCAGCATTTATGATTGGAAGGCCATATACCATACCCAGACTTGTGGTGTTTGTTTTTGAGTATATgctagataaataaataaaaaagataatacaaaaaTAGATAAGCAAAAAAATAAGATGTTAAATGGTACATTATGCCCAAATAAGATACTCGCAGGTTCAAAtgtacgggggggggggggggtgttttaACTTATTGACGGTATAACTTATTGACGGGAAATAAAGGATTTATGAAAACTACATGTACACAGTAcacactttttatatttttaccctTGCAATCTTAAGATAAATATACGGCAACCTGCTAGAAATGTGGTAAAGATCTGTTACTAAGTTGTAAGAGAATTTCAGTGTATTTATTTAGTTACAGCCTTAATTAACCCTGTATACACTTTTTGCTCCTCTCCCCTAAGATCAATTCTACCAAATATTGATTAAAATCGGGTGCATGTTTAAttgttacattttaaatattatgatCAGCTGTATAACAAATTCACCTAAATAAGTATTTTAGTGGCCGTTTATTATATGATTTTGTATTTAGAAACACAGCATGCGGtttcagagaaaaaaatattttaaatgcaaacatgCGACAGActtaaagttacaaaaaaagctgcgtttaaatttaacaattcaGATCAGAGGGCAAACACACAATGTTAatttacggacggacagacaccATTATAATGTATGATTATTCGAGCCTGACAAGTCGTTACTCGGCTAAACCCGACATGCACTACGatgacatttttttatgaatcCATTTTAAGTATTTAGACACATTTGTGTACAGTCCATATTTGCCCTTTTCTCCACAGCCTTCCCCATAACTTGTTACACCCGTAACATACCAAGCAATGTcgccattttttctttttacaggGCACATAAGCGGGCCGCCACTGTCACCTATACAAGCGTCTTTTGTTCCTTTTTTAAAACCTGCACATATTTGTGAGTTATTGATAGTAAAACTAAATGCCTTTTTGCATTTCTTCTTTCTAACAATTGGTACTTGCACTTCTTGTAAAGCGTCACTACCTTTCATAGAGGTTATTGATTGTCGACCCCAACCTATAGTTGTACACAGCGTaccatgttttattttgtattttttatcagGAAGGCAAGCTATGTTCGTCACATTTGTCAATGGAATTTCTTTCACTAATTTAATTAACGCAATGTCATGCATCACAGCATTATAATCAAACTTAGGAAATGGATAAAATTCTTccacccttgtttctatttcTGTTCCTTCGTGTCTTTTCCTGTTATGTTCCCCTAAACGAACCCGTATTTTCCGTCGCTTCACTTTTTTTGGAATGCAATGTGCTGCTGTTAATATCCATCTTGGATGAATTAACGTCCCTCCGCAGAAATGTTTTCTCTTCTTTATCAAAATCTCGGCCTGTAAATATATAAGTATACGTTGTACATTGAAAGAAAATATCTTCAAAGCATTTCATTGATTATccatttatcaaaaataaacgaaacataagaatatatatatttgccCTTGAATAATGTTGTACTGCACCGTATAGTACAAATGTTAATAAAATGTTCATATATAAAATGAATGTTAACTTTATAGACTATAGCAGTACAGTACTGTAAAACACTATTTTTGCGTGCAAAACACTAACAGTTTCTATTTATGTATGCATAATAATTTGAATTACtttatgaatttgaaaataaatgtcaaGCATCTTTTAATATCTTCTTAGACATAGACCTCGTAGCTGGTTATCATCTATACTAATGGTTTACTGAATAACTTTGCACTCTTAAACTTCCCACAACAAGATGTTATAGTCTAGCCTTCTTAATTTGAATAACCACTTCAGAGATACAACAGTTTGAGATGTTTCTCATTTGTCATAAACTTCCTAGCTCCTTTGTTTCAAATGTCTGCAACACATATTCAATACAAGTTGACCTTTGAATAAATAagttctgcatttttttttgtctgaaacaGGTCACATCAAACTGCTTTACATGCAAAGAAAGTGACATAATCAGAAATCGGGTTTAGAGATGCGAGAGCTTGAGTGGAAAAACAAATAAAGAGAACCAAATATGCTGGTTTGACTTACAAACTGAAAATAGGCTACTTTTCTCATAAAAGTTCATGAATGAGTTTGCAATTATGTAACATTATAAGGCGCCGTATTTTCCACTTATTAATTAATCTTTAACAAGCAAATATCTGGCAGAATACTTGTAAAGCAAGTGAGATTTTTAAGCAAAATACAACGGTCACAGATGACCACGTGACCGCAATCCAGGTCTCCCGTTCCCTTTTATAACATCCTAATCGACATGTGTCATCGGATTTGTATATGCCATGGAAATCCGGACGGGTGCAACTTGCAGTGTAGGAACTGCTTAATTTATTGCAACGTTtcgtaaactgtttttttttaattttttttaatatctttttgtaAAGTGCTGGTTGTCTTTCTCAAAAGTTATCATGATAGTTTAATTCAGTGCCCAGTTTATATAAAGATATTCTAGCCTGTTTTGACTGTTTAGCAGTTTTAACCCGCTTTAAACCTTTATACATTGATGCTCATTATTGGAAAACCATCAAAGTTAACGTAACATttttacaagaaaataaaatttatttacttatttagcagtttcctttttattttgttatgacTTAGGTCTCCCAAACGTAACCGTTCAGGTTTCTCTAAGAGAGCGTTTAACACAATAACATTATAATTCACGCGTAACTATATCGGTTTTATtagtataaatattaattttgttatcagtaaattaaaagctaactaaatattactagtatgttatatacatatacctattcatggatctacaatctgtcgatacctgtaacttggcattgcacaaggtcatgtttttctctggctgtttatgacgtctttacactaacaCTGGATGTTGggtgtgtacggattgatagtttagtctcagatgcatgattgttttattagtatagtggctttgaactagctgtcagataactgcgagtactctcagatctgttcattgtgtctttttgtgtcgggatgtataagtacccggccacgtccacttgtatttttgtccatctgatgagttaagcctttttgtaactgatttttatagttagttcttatgttgtactgtcataccactgtcccaggttagggacaAGGTTGggaccctgctaacatgtttaaatccgtcacattatttgtgtatgtgcctgtcccaagtcaggagtctttaattcagtggttgtcgcttgtttatgcgttacatatttgtttttcgtgcattttgtttttatataaataaggccgttagttttctcgtttgaattgttttacattgtctcatcggggccttttatagctgactatgcggtatgggctttgctccttgttgaaagccgtacggtgacttatagttgttaatgtctgtgtcattttggtcttttgaggacagttgtct
This genomic window from Mytilus galloprovincialis chromosome 9, xbMytGall1.hap1.1, whole genome shotgun sequence contains:
- the LOC143045418 gene encoding coagulation factor IX-like, with the translated sequence MCIISTGVTVVMCIAIGARADLQKDDQGTSQNLTKTFTGNNHNSTSYNDLFAKSYSPWTGWSKCNQHCQQTRKRKCISPKTCGRSRIKEKRKCKRKKGNCIVTSYKVHNSTEKNNRLVDNLYDLFYNPWTSWKACNNRCIRKRRRMCKTTICEGGYLEEERKCVPIGGKCKKSFVIQGKTSHKKTVSTSTGGTCGVRPAISRRSLRIVGGREAYPHSWPWQAEILIKKRKHFCGGTLIHPRWILTAAHCIPKKVKRRKIRVRLGEHNRKRHEGTEIETRVEEFYPFPKFDYNAVMHDIALIKLVKEIPLTNVTNIACLPDKKYKIKHGTLCTTIGWGRQSITSMKGSDALQEVQVPIVRKKKCKKAFSFTINNSQICAGFKKGTKDACIGDSGGPLMCPVKRKNGDIAWYVTGVTSYGEGCGEKGKYGLYTNVSKYLKWIHKKMSS